One Pectobacterium polaris DNA window includes the following coding sequences:
- a CDS encoding methyl-accepting chemotaxis protein, whose protein sequence is MNFLSKMKLGTMLGAGFAAVIIIGLMVAILGRVHLANLGKDIESLSEKNLANLLLIQDTKSGFEVVARVVRNIGLSQDSARIQEEKRLFDQQIIRNNEALATVYKQISEPEARNLLEQLAQARPAYLSAVNKAIALSLSGVPEEKVQAALVMVNEMPPAQAAVFAALDGLTELQKKQTMETTTNAMHKARDDGNTLLLFAAFAVFIGIFISILITRTIKNLLGGEVAYAAHIAQEVAQGNLAVSVDLRPGDDHSVLAAMNGMRQSLSGIVEQVRESSESIATGASQIAAGSTDLSQRTEEQAANLQQTAASMEEMSQTVRQNTDTVRNATQLAQAASDTAAKGGKAVGNIVITMKEITDSSHKIGDIISVIDGIAFQTNILALNAAVEAARAGEQGRGFAVVAGEVRSLAQRSASAAKEIKELINHSVEKVEAGSVMVNSAGVTIEELVRQAQDVAGLLNEIGVTTQEQESGVSQIHDAVNQLDQVTQQNAALVEQSASAADSLSDQAARLVELMKVFIVEGGSSQRIAPPLKRPTSAKLSLANPKNSTGSDSQNWEQF, encoded by the coding sequence ATGAATTTTCTATCAAAAATGAAACTTGGCACCATGCTGGGCGCAGGTTTCGCCGCTGTCATCATTATCGGTCTGATGGTTGCCATTCTGGGACGCGTCCATCTCGCCAATCTGGGTAAAGATATTGAATCGCTCTCTGAAAAAAATCTGGCCAACCTGCTTCTGATTCAGGACACCAAAAGTGGTTTTGAGGTTGTCGCCCGTGTTGTCCGTAATATCGGGCTCTCACAAGACAGCGCCCGTATCCAGGAAGAAAAACGCCTGTTCGATCAGCAAATTATCCGCAATAACGAAGCCCTGGCGACAGTCTATAAACAGATTTCCGAACCGGAAGCCCGTAACCTGTTGGAACAGCTCGCGCAGGCACGCCCGGCTTACCTAAGCGCGGTGAATAAAGCCATTGCATTAAGCCTCTCTGGAGTGCCCGAAGAAAAAGTGCAGGCCGCGTTAGTCATGGTCAATGAGATGCCACCGGCACAGGCAGCGGTTTTCGCGGCTCTGGACGGACTGACTGAGTTACAGAAAAAACAGACGATGGAAACGACGACCAACGCCATGCATAAAGCCAGGGACGATGGCAATACGCTGCTGCTGTTCGCGGCGTTCGCAGTCTTCATCGGGATTTTTATCTCCATCCTGATCACTCGCACGATAAAAAATCTGCTGGGTGGCGAAGTCGCTTACGCCGCACACATCGCACAAGAGGTTGCGCAGGGCAATCTGGCCGTCAGCGTCGATCTGCGCCCCGGTGATGACCACAGCGTGCTGGCAGCCATGAACGGTATGCGCCAAAGCCTGAGTGGGATTGTTGAACAGGTGCGTGAGAGCAGCGAATCGATCGCAACGGGTGCCAGCCAGATTGCCGCTGGCAGTACCGACCTCAGCCAGCGCACAGAAGAGCAGGCGGCCAACCTGCAACAAACCGCCGCCTCAATGGAAGAAATGAGCCAGACCGTGCGCCAAAACACCGATACGGTGCGTAATGCCACGCAGTTGGCGCAGGCCGCCAGCGATACCGCCGCCAAAGGGGGCAAAGCCGTCGGCAATATCGTGATAACGATGAAAGAAATCACCGACAGCTCGCACAAAATTGGCGACATCATTAGCGTCATCGACGGCATCGCTTTCCAGACCAACATTCTGGCGCTTAACGCCGCAGTAGAAGCCGCACGAGCGGGCGAGCAAGGCCGTGGTTTTGCGGTCGTTGCGGGGGAAGTGCGTTCTCTGGCGCAGCGCTCCGCTTCCGCGGCGAAAGAAATCAAAGAGCTGATCAACCACAGCGTCGAGAAAGTGGAAGCGGGTTCCGTCATGGTGAACAGCGCTGGCGTGACGATTGAAGAGCTGGTGCGCCAGGCACAGGATGTTGCCGGTCTGCTTAACGAAATTGGCGTCACCACGCAGGAACAAGAATCTGGCGTTTCACAGATTCATGATGCCGTTAACCAGCTTGATCAGGTCACGCAGCAGAATGCCGCACTCGTTGAGCAATCCGCTTCTGCCGCCGATAGCCTAAGCGATCAGGCTGCCCGTCTGGTCGAGCTGATGAAAGTGTTCATCGTTGAGGGCGGATCGTCACAGCGCATTGCACCGCCGTTGAAACGGCCTACCAGCGCCAAGCTCTCTCTCGCCAATCCTAAAAACAGCACGGGAAGCGATAGCCAAAACTGGGAGCAGTTCTAA
- a CDS encoding methyl-accepting chemotaxis protein: MNLIKNSSLGKMLGTGFTLVIAIGFLVAIFGRIQLDKLGENIQLLSQVRITNLLIMQEFKDNINTNALAIRNLTMLEDSRQLQEEKARIEEMISRNNMLLKKIHDSAVDKHAQELVAVLERVRPAYSSSYTDAIALAMANKNSEAQHLLLTDVRAKQDAVFKALNDMVNWQEKLTVEIADQSLKNATSAGTLMVIIALLSVVLGAIISWWITRTIKRQIGGEPAYTLEVTRQVAQGNLAVSIELRDGDTTSVLAAMEDMRQNLSNLVGQVHQSSESIATGATQIAMGNTDLSQRTEEQAANLQETAASMEQMNTTVKQNAATVRTATELAHSASTTAQKGGDAVSNVVRTMEDITTSSRKIGDIIGVIDSIAFQTNILALNAAVEAARAGEQGRGFAVVAGEVRSLAQRSASAAREIKDLISVSVANVEMGEKLVNDAGITIKDIVEKSQQVANLLNEIGLTTHEQEQGVSQVNDAVNQLDQVTQQNAALVEESASAADSLSEQARTLLELMGVFKISGVQTPAPRLTSQAKKQTAPRLALAGQSGSTSRDNWETF, encoded by the coding sequence ATGAATCTCATCAAAAATAGTAGCCTGGGTAAAATGCTAGGGACCGGCTTTACCCTGGTCATCGCTATCGGATTTCTAGTGGCGATATTTGGCCGCATCCAGCTCGACAAGCTCGGGGAAAACATCCAACTGCTGTCGCAGGTCCGCATTACCAATCTCCTGATAATGCAGGAGTTTAAAGACAACATTAACACCAATGCTCTTGCCATCAGAAACCTGACGATGCTGGAAGACAGTCGGCAATTGCAGGAAGAGAAAGCGCGTATTGAGGAGATGATTTCCCGCAATAACATGCTACTCAAAAAAATCCACGACAGCGCCGTCGATAAACATGCTCAGGAACTGGTCGCGGTACTCGAGCGCGTGCGCCCGGCCTATAGCAGTAGCTATACAGACGCCATCGCATTGGCAATGGCGAACAAGAACAGCGAAGCTCAACATCTGTTATTAACCGATGTGCGGGCCAAGCAGGATGCCGTCTTCAAGGCCCTGAATGACATGGTTAACTGGCAAGAAAAACTTACAGTGGAAATCGCCGACCAGTCTTTAAAGAATGCCACTAGCGCAGGTACGCTGATGGTGATTATCGCCCTGCTTTCTGTCGTACTGGGGGCAATAATCTCATGGTGGATTACCCGAACCATTAAACGTCAGATCGGGGGAGAGCCAGCCTACACGTTGGAAGTCACGCGTCAGGTTGCACAAGGGAATCTGGCCGTCTCGATTGAACTGCGCGACGGCGATACCACTAGCGTGCTGGCCGCGATGGAAGATATGCGTCAAAACCTGAGCAACCTCGTCGGTCAGGTGCATCAGAGCAGCGAATCTATCGCCACGGGCGCGACGCAGATTGCGATGGGCAACACCGATCTGAGCCAGCGTACAGAAGAGCAGGCCGCGAATCTTCAGGAAACCGCCGCCTCAATGGAACAAATGAATACCACGGTGAAGCAGAATGCTGCGACCGTACGCACCGCAACAGAACTGGCCCATTCCGCCAGCACGACGGCGCAAAAAGGCGGCGATGCGGTCAGTAACGTTGTACGCACCATGGAAGATATCACCACCAGTTCGCGTAAGATCGGCGATATTATTGGCGTCATCGATAGCATTGCTTTCCAGACCAATATTCTGGCGCTCAATGCTGCCGTTGAAGCAGCCAGAGCCGGTGAACAAGGCCGTGGCTTCGCCGTGGTCGCCGGTGAAGTACGCTCTCTGGCGCAGCGTTCCGCTTCCGCCGCGCGGGAAATCAAAGATCTGATTAGCGTCAGCGTGGCTAACGTGGAAATGGGTGAGAAGCTGGTTAACGACGCGGGCATCACCATCAAAGACATTGTCGAAAAATCTCAGCAGGTTGCCAACTTGCTCAATGAGATCGGCCTGACCACGCACGAACAGGAACAGGGCGTATCTCAGGTGAATGATGCGGTGAATCAGCTCGATCAGGTGACCCAACAGAACGCCGCGCTGGTTGAAGAATCCGCCTCCGCCGCCGACAGCCTGAGTGAGCAGGCCAGAACGCTGCTGGAATTAATGGGCGTGTTCAAAATCAGCGGCGTTCAAACACCAGCACCACGGCTGACGTCACAGGCGAAGAAGCAGACGGCACCGAGGCTAGCTCTGGCTGGTCAGTCAGGCAGCACAAGCCGTGATAACTGGGAAACCTTTTAA
- a CDS encoding methyl-accepting chemotaxis protein, with protein MKNISLGKMLGTGFTLIIVIGFLVAILGRTQLEKLGGNIQILSQVRITNLLLMQEFKDNVNDTARAIRNIALLNDQQQMKTEKERIEKSIVRNNELLAQIRNNAVSNETKALVAALEQALPAYISNMRKAIELAMTSQHDAFRNFLLTEVRATQASVFTALDKMAERQKSLTIDIANQSEKEAFNAGSLMLILTLCASLLGGVVAWWITRKIKRQLGGEPAYTLEITRQVAKGNLAIAIERRAGDTTSILAAMEEMRQSLSNIVGQVHQSSESIATGASQIAIGNTDLSQRTEEQAANLQETAASMEEMNITVKQNADTVRNAAQLANSASAAARKGGDVVNNVVRTMEEITASSRKIGDIIGVIDGIAFQTNILALNAAVEAARAGEQGRGFAVVAGEVRSLAQRSASAAREIKDLIGISVGKVEAGERLVNEAGVTIEEVVEQSQRVANLINEIGLTTHEQEQGVSQVNDAVNQLDQVTQQNAALVEESASAADSLSQQAKHLVELMSVFKIDGIQPQRAAPPVAKLYRPKLALAGSSSHTNWETF; from the coding sequence ATGAAGAATATAAGCTTGGGAAAAATGTTAGGAACGGGTTTTACGCTAATTATCGTCATTGGATTTTTAGTCGCCATACTGGGTCGTACTCAGTTAGAAAAACTCGGGGGAAACATTCAGATCCTGTCACAAGTCCGTATTACCAATCTTCTGTTAATGCAGGAATTTAAAGACAACGTTAACGACACCGCACGTGCCATCAGAAATATTGCACTTCTAAACGATCAACAGCAGATGAAGACGGAAAAGGAGCGCATTGAGAAATCCATCGTACGTAATAACGAGTTGCTGGCGCAAATACGTAACAACGCGGTGAGCAACGAGACTAAAGCGCTGGTTGCAGCACTGGAACAGGCCCTCCCCGCCTATATCAGCAACATGAGAAAAGCCATTGAACTGGCGATGACCAGCCAGCACGACGCGTTTCGCAACTTTCTGCTGACGGAGGTACGCGCTACACAGGCAAGCGTATTCACCGCACTGGATAAAATGGCTGAGAGGCAGAAATCTCTTACGATAGATATCGCCAACCAGTCCGAGAAAGAAGCGTTCAATGCTGGCAGCTTAATGCTGATTCTCACGCTGTGTGCCTCGCTATTGGGAGGTGTTGTCGCCTGGTGGATCACCCGTAAAATTAAGCGTCAGCTTGGCGGAGAACCGGCCTATACGCTGGAGATCACGCGTCAGGTCGCCAAAGGGAATCTTGCCATCGCGATTGAACGACGTGCCGGAGACACCACCAGTATTCTGGCTGCGATGGAAGAGATGCGCCAAAGCCTGAGCAATATCGTCGGGCAAGTTCATCAAAGCAGCGAGTCTATCGCCACAGGTGCCAGCCAGATTGCCATCGGCAATACCGATCTGAGTCAACGCACGGAAGAACAGGCCGCAAATCTTCAGGAAACCGCTGCCTCCATGGAAGAGATGAATATCACCGTGAAACAGAACGCCGACACCGTGCGTAACGCGGCACAGCTTGCCAACTCGGCCAGCGCGGCGGCCCGCAAAGGCGGAGATGTCGTTAACAACGTCGTGCGGACAATGGAAGAGATCACCGCCAGTTCGCGTAAAATTGGCGATATTATCGGCGTGATTGACGGCATTGCTTTCCAGACCAACATTCTGGCGCTCAACGCTGCTGTCGAAGCCGCCCGCGCCGGAGAACAAGGACGCGGATTCGCAGTAGTGGCCGGGGAAGTTCGCTCACTGGCGCAACGTTCCGCCTCCGCAGCACGTGAAATTAAGGACCTGATCGGCATCAGCGTAGGAAAAGTGGAAGCGGGCGAACGGTTAGTTAACGAAGCCGGCGTAACCATAGAAGAAGTCGTGGAGCAGTCGCAGCGTGTCGCCAATCTTATCAATGAAATCGGCCTGACCACCCACGAGCAGGAACAGGGCGTTTCTCAGGTCAACGATGCTGTCAATCAGCTCGATCAGGTCACCCAACAGAACGCCGCGCTGGTTGAAGAATCCGCTTCCGCCGCAGACAGCCTGAGTCAACAGGCCAAACATCTGGTTGAGTTGATGAGCGTGTTCAAAATCGACGGCATCCAGCCACAGCGTGCCGCACCACCAGTGGCGAAACTGTACAGACCCAAACTGGCGCTGGCCGGTAGTTCGAGTCACACAAACTGGGAAACCTTTTAA
- the otnK gene encoding 3-oxo-tetronate kinase gives MIKLGVIADDFTGATDIASFLVNNGLPTVQLNGVPPSDFKVETQAVVISLKSRSCPAEQAVADSLKALAWLQQQGCQQFYFKYCSTFDSTAKGNIGPVTDALLAQLGETQTIISPALPVNGRTVYQGHLFVMDQLLSESGMRHHPVTPMTDSNLMRVMEQQAAGRCGLVPYAVMDQGAEAVKQRLSQLKEQGIRYVVLDTLNEQHLLTQGEALRDMKLVTGGSGLAIGLARQWAEPAAQTGSATEAGKPQSGAGVVLSGSCSVMTNKQVAHYLKQAAGRAIDVARCLESNDAQQAYVQELADWVKAHRDDALAPLLYATSSPDELAQIQQRWGAAASSQAVEKLFAAVAHQLQQDGFQRFIIAGGETSSIVVQTLGINAFHIGPSISPGVPWVRSTNHPLSLALKSGNFGDEDFFARAQKEFAA, from the coding sequence ATGATCAAGCTCGGTGTGATTGCCGACGATTTTACCGGTGCCACGGATATCGCCAGCTTTCTGGTGAACAACGGGCTGCCGACCGTGCAGCTCAACGGCGTACCGCCGTCCGACTTTAAGGTTGAGACGCAGGCCGTGGTGATTAGCCTGAAGTCGCGCTCCTGCCCGGCGGAGCAGGCCGTGGCGGATTCACTCAAGGCGCTGGCATGGCTGCAACAGCAGGGCTGCCAGCAATTCTACTTTAAATATTGCTCCACCTTCGACAGCACCGCGAAAGGCAACATCGGTCCGGTGACCGACGCGCTGTTAGCGCAGCTTGGCGAAACGCAAACCATCATCTCTCCGGCGCTGCCGGTGAACGGCAGAACGGTCTATCAGGGACATTTATTCGTAATGGATCAGCTGCTGTCTGAATCCGGGATGCGCCACCATCCAGTCACGCCGATGACGGACAGCAACCTGATGCGCGTCATGGAACAGCAGGCAGCCGGACGCTGCGGGCTGGTGCCGTATGCCGTGATGGATCAAGGCGCGGAGGCCGTTAAGCAGCGGCTGTCACAGCTGAAAGAACAAGGCATCCGCTATGTGGTGCTGGATACGCTGAACGAGCAGCACCTGTTAACGCAGGGCGAAGCGCTACGCGACATGAAGCTGGTCACCGGCGGTTCCGGCTTGGCGATTGGTCTGGCGCGTCAGTGGGCAGAGCCCGCGGCACAAACGGGTTCCGCAACCGAGGCGGGCAAGCCGCAATCAGGCGCAGGTGTTGTACTGTCCGGCTCCTGTTCGGTGATGACCAACAAGCAGGTTGCCCACTACCTGAAACAGGCGGCGGGTCGCGCAATTGATGTCGCACGCTGCCTAGAAAGCAATGACGCTCAGCAAGCCTACGTGCAGGAATTGGCCGACTGGGTAAAAGCGCATCGTGACGACGCACTCGCCCCGCTGCTATACGCCACCTCATCACCCGATGAACTGGCGCAGATTCAGCAGCGCTGGGGGGCAGCAGCCAGCAGCCAGGCGGTGGAGAAGCTGTTTGCCGCCGTTGCCCATCAGCTTCAGCAAGACGGCTTTCAACGCTTCATCATCGCGGGCGGTGAAACCTCCAGCATTGTGGTGCAAACGCTGGGCATTAACGCGTTCCATATCGGGCCGTCCATTTCTCCGGGCGTGCCGTGGGTGCGTTCGACCAATCATCCGCTCTCGCTGGCGTTGAAATCCGGCAATTTCGGTGATGAAGACTTTTTTGCCCGCGCCCAAAAGGAGTTTGCCGCATGA
- a CDS encoding methyl-accepting chemotaxis protein: MQNKRKMKLGTQVGSGFAIVIVIGLLVAIFGRMHLVGLGNTTDRLAKHHLANLIVLQELKDNLNVTIKATLRMLIATEQKVLEDNQKLIEATSAKNTKLVTQLEENLRATEVRNILGELQQNRTEFATVGRQAVALSLSNRQAESIELVKTQLEPIQTKLFNNLNSMIQLQRDYTTQTATNAIEESYYDGNSLLVLAVIASLFGAGIAWLITRHIKKQLGGEPAYATQVTQEIAQGNLAIPVDLASGDNTSLLFAMNNMRKSLSSIVEQVRESSESIATGASQIAAGSTDLSQRTEEQAANLQQTAASTEEMSQTVRQNADTVRNAAQLAQAASNTAAKGGEAVGNIVITMKEITDSSHKIGDIISVIDGIAFQTNILALNAAVEAARAGEQGRGFAVVAGEVRSLAQRSATAAKEIKELIGHSVEKVEVGSRLVSDAGTTIEELVRQARHVADLINEIGVTTQEQESGVSQIHDAINQLDKVTQQNAALVEQSASAADSLSDQAAHLVELMKTFAVEGGSSQRIAPQLKRPTSAKLSLANPKNSAGSDKQNWETF; encoded by the coding sequence ATGCAGAATAAAAGAAAAATGAAATTGGGTACTCAGGTCGGTTCGGGTTTTGCCATTGTTATTGTTATCGGCCTATTAGTGGCCATTTTCGGCAGAATGCATCTGGTTGGCCTCGGTAATACCACTGACAGGCTGGCCAAACACCACCTTGCCAACCTCATCGTGCTACAAGAATTGAAAGATAATCTTAACGTCACGATCAAAGCCACGTTGCGTATGCTTATCGCGACCGAACAAAAGGTTCTGGAAGACAATCAAAAACTGATTGAAGCCACGAGCGCCAAAAACACGAAGCTTGTCACTCAGTTGGAAGAAAATTTACGGGCAACCGAGGTCCGCAATATTCTGGGTGAACTTCAGCAAAATCGCACTGAATTTGCCACCGTGGGCCGCCAGGCCGTCGCGCTGTCACTCAGCAACAGGCAGGCTGAATCTATTGAGTTGGTTAAAACTCAGCTTGAACCCATACAAACCAAGCTTTTTAACAATCTGAACAGCATGATTCAGTTGCAGAGAGACTACACCACGCAAACGGCAACCAACGCCATTGAAGAATCCTACTATGATGGCAATTCACTGCTGGTTCTGGCCGTCATCGCCTCCTTGTTCGGTGCAGGCATCGCCTGGCTGATTACCCGCCACATCAAGAAGCAACTGGGGGGTGAACCCGCCTATGCCACACAGGTCACACAGGAAATCGCGCAAGGTAATCTCGCGATACCGGTCGATCTGGCGTCGGGCGACAATACCAGCTTGCTGTTTGCGATGAATAACATGCGCAAAAGCTTAAGCAGCATTGTGGAGCAAGTGCGTGAGAGCAGCGAATCTATCGCAACCGGTGCCAGCCAGATTGCCGCAGGCAGCACTGACCTCAGCCAGCGCACGGAAGAGCAGGCCGCGAATCTACAACAAACCGCCGCCTCCACGGAAGAAATGAGCCAAACCGTGCGTCAGAATGCCGATACGGTGCGCAATGCCGCTCAACTGGCGCAGGCCGCCAGCAATACCGCGGCTAAAGGCGGTGAAGCCGTCGGTAATATTGTTATCACCATGAAAGAGATTACCGACAGCTCGCACAAAATTGGCGACATCATTAGCGTCATCGATGGCATCGCTTTCCAGACCAACATTCTGGCGCTTAACGCCGCGGTAGAAGCCGCACGCGCGGGTGAGCAAGGTCGTGGCTTTGCCGTGGTAGCAGGCGAAGTTCGCTCGCTGGCACAGCGTTCTGCAACGGCAGCCAAAGAGATTAAAGAGCTGATCGGCCACAGCGTCGAGAAAGTCGAGGTAGGCTCCAGACTGGTCAGCGATGCGGGAACGACAATCGAAGAACTGGTGCGTCAGGCACGTCACGTTGCCGATCTGATTAACGAAATTGGCGTCACCACGCAGGAACAAGAATCCGGCGTCTCGCAGATTCATGATGCGATTAACCAGCTTGATAAGGTGACGCAGCAGAATGCCGCGCTCGTTGAGCAATCCGCTTCCGCTGCCGATAGCCTGAGCGATCAAGCGGCCCATCTGGTCGAGCTGATGAAGACCTTCGCCGTCGAGGGCGGGTCGTCACAGCGCATTGCACCACAGCTGAAAAGACCTACCAGTGCCAAACTCTCTCTCGCCAATCCTAAAAACAGCGCGGGAAGCGATAAGCAAAACTGGGAAACTTTTTAA
- a CDS encoding GntP family transporter, protein MATSLLLCIAIAGVLLLLLMVIKFKIQPFVALLVVSLLVALATGIPTGEVMKVITSGMGGILGSVAIIIGLGAMLGRMIEVSGGAESLAHRFAQLMGPGLMVAALTIAAFILGIPVFFDVGFIILAPIIYGFAKVAKVSPIKFGLPVAGVMLTVHVALPPHPGPVAAAGLLNADIGWLTIIGLLVSIPVGIISYWAAKAMNRRKYALSVEVLEQLQMAKPEDSTPNTAPVSAPSAGLIAALIAIPIAIIMLGTVSATVLPAGHPVRNVMSLVGSPAVALLIALGLAFWLIALRRGWSLEKASGVMGDAMPAAAMVIMVTGAGGVFGKVLVESGIGKALADTLTSIHLPLVPAAFILSLALRASQGSATVAILTTCGLLSEAVSGLNQMQLVLVTLSACFGGLGLSHVNDSGFWIVTKYLGLSVADGLRTWTVLTTILGLAGFLFTWALWLVL, encoded by the coding sequence ATGGCCACCTCGCTTTTACTCTGCATCGCTATCGCCGGGGTATTACTCCTGCTACTGATGGTCATTAAATTTAAAATTCAGCCCTTTGTCGCACTTCTGGTTGTCAGTTTACTCGTTGCCTTGGCAACCGGTATTCCGACTGGCGAGGTAATGAAAGTCATTACCTCCGGCATGGGCGGTATTCTCGGTTCGGTGGCGATTATTATCGGCCTCGGTGCCATGCTGGGCAGAATGATCGAAGTATCCGGCGGCGCGGAATCCTTAGCGCACCGCTTTGCCCAATTAATGGGACCGGGATTAATGGTGGCAGCATTAACCATCGCCGCGTTTATTCTGGGTATTCCGGTCTTTTTCGATGTCGGCTTTATTATCCTCGCCCCAATTATTTACGGCTTTGCGAAAGTCGCTAAAGTCTCCCCGATTAAATTCGGCTTGCCCGTCGCGGGCGTGATGCTGACCGTACACGTCGCGCTGCCGCCCCACCCCGGCCCGGTTGCCGCTGCGGGTCTGTTGAATGCAGATATCGGTTGGCTGACCATCATTGGCCTGCTGGTGTCAATTCCTGTCGGCATCATCAGCTACTGGGCAGCTAAGGCAATGAACCGCCGCAAGTACGCGCTTTCCGTCGAAGTGTTAGAGCAATTACAGATGGCAAAGCCGGAAGATTCGACACCGAACACGGCTCCCGTGTCTGCCCCTTCGGCCGGACTGATCGCCGCGCTGATCGCGATTCCTATCGCCATCATTATGCTCGGCACCGTGTCCGCAACCGTTCTGCCTGCCGGACACCCAGTGCGTAACGTGATGTCGCTGGTCGGTTCTCCCGCCGTAGCGCTGCTGATTGCACTGGGATTAGCGTTCTGGCTGATTGCCCTGCGTCGCGGTTGGTCGCTGGAGAAAGCCAGCGGAGTGATGGGCGATGCCATGCCTGCCGCCGCGATGGTCATTATGGTGACCGGTGCCGGTGGCGTGTTCGGTAAAGTGCTGGTGGAATCGGGCATCGGTAAAGCGCTGGCGGATACGCTGACCAGCATTCACCTGCCGCTGGTGCCTGCCGCATTTATTCTGTCGCTGGCGCTGCGTGCCTCGCAAGGTTCGGCTACCGTCGCCATTCTCACCACCTGTGGCCTGCTGAGCGAAGCCGTCAGCGGCCTGAACCAGATGCAGCTGGTGCTGGTGACGCTCTCTGCCTGCTTTGGTGGACTGGGTCTGTCGCACGTCAATGACTCCGGCTTCTGGATCGTCACCAAATATCTGGGGCTGTCCGTTGCCGATGGCCTGCGCACCTGGACGGTGCTGACGACTATCCTCGGACTGGCCGGGTTCCTCTTCACCTGGGCACTGTGGCTGGTGCTGTAA
- the otnC gene encoding 3-oxo-tetronate 4-phosphate decarboxylase, whose amino-acid sequence MSEKHHSTEAALNSEQRARAEMVKLGASFFQRGYATGSAGNLSLLLDDGTLLATPTGSCLGELDAERLSKVSLSGEWISGDKPSKEVSFHLSIYRNDPECKAIVHLHSTYLTALSCLEGLDTQDAIKPFTPYVVMRVGKVPVVPYYRPGDARLGEDLAKLASRYKAFLLANHGPVVTGKDLRAAADNMEELEETAKLIFILGDRKIRYLTADDIAELS is encoded by the coding sequence ATGAGTGAAAAACACCACAGCACCGAGGCTGCGCTAAACAGCGAACAACGCGCACGCGCGGAAATGGTCAAGCTGGGCGCGTCCTTTTTCCAGCGCGGCTACGCCACCGGTTCAGCAGGTAACCTCTCGCTGCTACTGGATGACGGCACGCTGCTAGCAACGCCGACCGGCTCCTGCCTCGGTGAACTGGATGCCGAGCGGCTGTCCAAAGTCAGCCTGAGCGGCGAATGGATCTCCGGGGATAAGCCGTCGAAAGAGGTCAGCTTCCACCTGTCGATTTACCGTAACGATCCCGAGTGCAAAGCGATCGTACACCTGCACAGCACCTACCTGACGGCGCTCTCGTGTCTGGAAGGGCTGGACACACAGGATGCCATCAAGCCGTTCACACCTTATGTGGTGATGCGCGTCGGTAAAGTGCCCGTCGTTCCTTATTACCGCCCCGGCGATGCCCGACTCGGTGAAGATCTGGCGAAGCTGGCTTCGCGTTACAAGGCGTTCTTATTGGCTAACCACGGCCCCGTCGTCACCGGCAAGGATCTGCGCGCGGCGGCGGACAACATGGAAGAGCTGGAAGAAACCGCCAAGCTGATTTTTATTCTCGGTGACCGAAAAATTCGCTACCTCACCGCTGACGATATTGCAGAGCTCTCTTGA
- the otnI gene encoding 2-oxo-tetronate isomerase has product MPKFAANLSMLFTDVPFLDRFKAAAEAGFTSVEYLFPYEYPAPLLAEKLRENGLKQVLFNTAPGNTAAGEWGVSALPDRIEDARRDIDNALEYALALNCPSVLVMGGVVPPGEDRAAYQQTFIDNLRYAADKFAPHGINIMIEALSAKVKPNYLFASQYQALELANLIDRPNVYIQLDFFHAQIVDGNLTQIIHDLAGRIGHIQIASVPARHEPDEGEINYPFIFAELDRVNYSGWVGCEYNPRGKTEDGLGWAKNWLEKKH; this is encoded by the coding sequence ATGCCTAAGTTTGCTGCCAATCTTTCTATGCTGTTTACCGATGTGCCGTTTCTCGATCGTTTTAAAGCCGCTGCCGAAGCGGGCTTCACCTCGGTTGAGTACCTGTTTCCTTATGAATATCCAGCTCCGCTGCTGGCGGAAAAGTTGCGGGAAAATGGCCTGAAGCAGGTGTTGTTCAATACCGCGCCCGGCAATACTGCGGCAGGTGAATGGGGAGTTTCTGCCCTGCCCGACCGCATTGAAGATGCCCGCCGGGATATCGATAACGCTCTGGAATATGCGCTGGCGCTCAATTGCCCTTCGGTGCTGGTGATGGGGGGCGTTGTGCCACCCGGTGAAGACCGTGCCGCCTATCAGCAAACCTTTATCGATAACTTGCGCTACGCCGCCGATAAGTTTGCACCGCACGGCATCAACATCATGATTGAGGCGCTGAGCGCGAAGGTGAAACCGAATTACCTGTTCGCCAGTCAGTATCAGGCGCTGGAATTAGCCAATCTGATCGACCGGCCGAACGTCTATATCCAGCTGGATTTCTTCCACGCACAAATTGTCGATGGCAACCTGACGCAAATTATTCACGATTTGGCTGGCCGCATCGGACATATTCAAATTGCTTCGGTTCCTGCTCGACATGAACCCGATGAAGGGGAAATTAATTATCCGTTCATCTTTGCCGAATTGGATCGCGTGAATTATTCCGGCTGGGTTGGCTGTGAATATAACCCACGCGGTAAAACGGAAGACGGGTTGGGATGGGCTAAAAATTGGCTGGAGAAAAAACACTAA